A window of Armatimonadota bacterium contains these coding sequences:
- a CDS encoding terpene cyclase/mutase family protein gives MYLARAIAFLENSANDLEQARVAGILGRAGPDGKVVRQIASRQNDDGGFPYEMQPGRASAIHTTCTVLDWMHDLGILDSPQAERVQTYLLAMQRPDGAWSETPGILKHRPPPFLHPADRAARAHCTALAGLWVRRLVGDADYAVTLAATYLRAHWDDEGRWGRFPSTLWLVAAFFANLDGGDEIAARALERLQAWVQDATAGQLAWMAGTLGLAGYGLHHPLLRAAAIRLLEMQEPDGGWPSDGGVLHRVEVTIRSLRALTGLGVPSAMS, from the coding sequence ATGTATCTGGCGCGCGCGATCGCCTTCCTGGAAAACAGCGCCAACGACTTGGAGCAGGCGCGGGTGGCGGGGATCCTGGGACGCGCAGGGCCGGACGGCAAGGTCGTCCGGCAGATCGCGAGCCGCCAGAACGACGACGGCGGATTCCCCTACGAGATGCAGCCCGGCCGCGCCAGCGCCATCCACACGACCTGCACCGTCCTGGACTGGATGCACGACCTGGGCATCCTCGACTCGCCGCAGGCCGAACGTGTACAGACCTACCTGCTCGCGATGCAGCGCCCCGATGGCGCGTGGAGCGAGACACCGGGGATCCTCAAACACCGACCGCCGCCGTTCCTCCACCCCGCCGACCGGGCCGCCCGCGCGCACTGCACCGCGCTTGCGGGCCTGTGGGTGCGGCGGCTCGTCGGCGACGCCGACTACGCGGTGACGCTCGCCGCGACGTACCTGCGCGCCCACTGGGACGACGAGGGACGCTGGGGACGGTTCCCGTCTACGCTGTGGCTGGTCGCCGCGTTCTTCGCGAACCTCGACGGTGGGGACGAGATCGCCGCCCGGGCGCTGGAACGGCTGCAGGCGTGGGTGCAGGACGCGACCGCCGGACAGCTGGCCTGGATGGCCGGTACACTTGGCCTCGCCGGCTACGGTCTGCACCACCCCCTCTTGCGCGCCGCGGCCATACGGCTGCTCGAAATGCAGGAACCCGACGGCGGATGGCCGTCGGACGGCGGCGTCCTGCACCGCGTCGAGGTCACGATCCGGTCGCTGCGCGCGCTGACCGGTCTGGGCGTGCCCTCTGCGATGTCGTGA
- a CDS encoding penicillin acylase family protein, protein MRVARIVLIAVLALVIVAGGGAAYAVRRAYPRVSGSLIVPGLQAPVEVVRDRWGVPHIYARNERDLFFAQGFVHAQDRLWQMEMNRRTGSGRLSEIFGERTLGTDRFLRTIGLRRAAELEWQLLSPQTRGALEAYAAGVNAFLAHAGGRLPAEFLILGFRPEPWHPLDSLVFGKLMAYDLGGNWQTEILRAMLVARFGPQVAGRLVPAHLQDSPIIVPEATSYEGFRDVRLPAAAERGGQLGVGSNNWVLAGARTDSGRPYLANDPHLRIAFPSIWYEIHLEGGPYRVAGFSFAGVPGVIIGHNDRIAWGVTNANPDVQDLYIERFHPDDPHRYLYRGVWLSVEEVVEEIRVRGRVHPERLVVRLTRHGPLINDVVDGLREFVALRWTALLPSTVAEGVLRYNRARDWQEFREALQHFHVPAQNFVYADVDGNIGYQLPGWIPIRARGDGTVPVPGWTGEYEWTGWIPYEELPSVFNPPRGWIATANNRIAPDGYRYLLGTEWAEGLRARRIADVLEARAQHAMSDLQALQNDNLSLPALRIAPVLAALPTADESVRAAQQDLRRWDGVLMADSRAAAIYQAFLVRAVERVFKPVLGQDVWDRYARRHFVMGALLGLWERPDDPWWGPGGRDRTAEEVLREAVADLTSRLGPDRTKWTWGALHQVRFNHTLGEVPVLGRLLNLRPMPSPGDGWTVNQAAYSLLRPFDQTVVASMRMILDVGEWDRSVGIHTTGQSGLPFHPHRGDFAPLWVRGDYHPMPWTAQVVRAQAAATLTLQPGP, encoded by the coding sequence TTGCGTGTCGCGCGCATCGTCCTGATCGCGGTGTTGGCCCTGGTGATCGTTGCGGGGGGTGGCGCCGCGTACGCAGTGCGGCGCGCCTACCCGAGGGTCTCTGGGTCTCTGATCGTCCCCGGCCTCCAGGCACCGGTCGAGGTGGTGCGCGACCGCTGGGGCGTACCTCACATCTACGCGCGCAACGAGCGCGACCTGTTCTTCGCCCAGGGGTTCGTGCACGCCCAGGACCGGCTGTGGCAGATGGAGATGAACCGGCGCACCGGCAGCGGGCGCCTGTCGGAGATCTTCGGCGAGCGGACGCTGGGAACCGACCGCTTCCTGCGCACGATCGGGCTGCGCCGTGCGGCGGAGCTGGAGTGGCAACTGCTCTCGCCGCAGACGCGGGGGGCGCTGGAGGCGTACGCGGCCGGCGTCAACGCCTTCCTCGCGCACGCCGGGGGCAGGCTGCCGGCGGAGTTCCTGATCCTGGGGTTCCGGCCAGAGCCGTGGCACCCCCTGGACAGCCTGGTGTTCGGCAAGCTGATGGCCTACGACCTGGGCGGCAACTGGCAGACGGAGATCCTCCGAGCGATGCTGGTGGCCCGCTTCGGGCCACAGGTCGCCGGTCGCCTGGTACCGGCCCACCTCCAGGACTCCCCGATCATCGTTCCAGAAGCCACGAGCTACGAGGGGTTCCGCGACGTCCGGCTCCCGGCGGCGGCGGAGCGGGGCGGGCAGCTCGGCGTGGGCAGCAACAACTGGGTCCTGGCGGGCGCGCGCACCGACAGCGGCAGGCCGTATTTGGCCAACGACCCACACCTGCGCATCGCGTTCCCGTCGATCTGGTACGAGATCCACCTCGAGGGCGGTCCCTACCGCGTCGCGGGGTTCAGCTTCGCCGGCGTGCCGGGGGTGATCATCGGGCACAACGACCGGATCGCGTGGGGCGTGACGAACGCCAACCCGGACGTCCAGGACCTGTACATCGAGCGCTTCCATCCCGACGACCCACATCGGTACCTGTACCGCGGCGTCTGGCTGTCCGTCGAGGAAGTCGTCGAGGAGATCCGCGTCAGAGGACGTGTCCACCCCGAGCGTCTGGTCGTACGGCTCACCCGGCACGGTCCGTTGATCAACGACGTTGTCGACGGCCTGCGCGAGTTCGTGGCGCTGCGGTGGACGGCGCTGCTGCCGTCGACGGTGGCCGAAGGCGTCCTCCGGTACAACCGCGCCCGCGACTGGCAGGAGTTCCGCGAGGCGCTGCAACACTTCCACGTCCCGGCACAGAACTTCGTGTACGCCGACGTCGACGGCAACATCGGCTACCAGCTGCCGGGATGGATCCCCATCCGTGCCCGCGGGGACGGAACGGTGCCCGTACCCGGTTGGACCGGGGAGTACGAGTGGACGGGCTGGATCCCGTATGAGGAGTTGCCCAGCGTCTTCAACCCGCCGCGCGGCTGGATCGCCACGGCCAACAACCGGATCGCGCCCGACGGGTACCGTTACCTCCTCGGTACGGAGTGGGCCGAGGGGTTGCGGGCCCGCCGCATCGCGGACGTGCTGGAGGCGCGGGCCCAGCACGCGATGTCCGACCTGCAGGCCCTGCAAAACGACAACCTGTCCCTACCGGCGCTGCGGATCGCGCCCGTCCTGGCGGCGCTGCCGACGGCGGACGAGTCGGTCCGCGCCGCCCAGCAGGACCTGCGGCGGTGGGACGGCGTCCTGATGGCCGACAGCCGCGCGGCTGCGATCTACCAGGCATTCCTGGTCCGCGCGGTGGAGCGCGTGTTCAAGCCGGTGCTCGGGCAGGACGTCTGGGACCGCTACGCGCGCCGGCACTTCGTGATGGGCGCGCTGTTGGGCCTGTGGGAACGGCCCGATGACCCGTGGTGGGGCCCGGGCGGTCGGGATCGCACGGCTGAGGAGGTCCTGCGCGAGGCCGTTGCGGATCTGACGTCCCGGTTGGGACCCGATCGCACGAAGTGGACGTGGGGCGCGCTGCACCAGGTCCGATTCAACCACACGCTCGGCGAGGTGCCGGTGCTCGGGCGGCTGCTGAATCTGCGTCCGATGCCGTCGCCGGGCGACGGCTGGACCGTCAACCAGGCCGCCTACTCGCTGCTGCGCCCGTTCGATCAGACCGTCGTGGCCTCGATGCGCATGATCCTCGACGTGGGCGAGTGGGACCGCTCCGTGGGGATCCACACGACCGGACAGAGCGGGCTGCCCTTCCACCCCCACCGCGGCGACTTCGCACCCCTGTGGGTCCGCGGCGACTACCACCCGATGCCGTGGACCGCACAGGTGGTCCGCGCTCAGGCGGCCGCGACGTTGACCCTGCAGCCGGGTCCGTGA